The genomic segment ACGGGTGAGCAGGATGCGATCCTCGTTGCACACGGCGAGGTCGCGGGCTTGCCGACCGTCATAGCTTGTTTCGACTTTTCCTTCATGGGTGGTTCGATGGGTATGGCCGTTGGCGAGGGATTGCTGACCGCGGCGCGCACGGCCGTTTCGCGAAAAGCCGCTTTGCTGGTGATACCGGCATCGGGCGGCGCGCGCATGCAGGAGGGAATTTTATCCCTGATGCAGATGCCAAGAAGCATCATCGCACTGGATCAGGTGAAAGAGGCGGGGCTTCCCTATATCGTGCTGTTGACCGACCCAACGACTGGCGGTGTTTCCGCTTCCTTTGCGATGCTGGGCGACATTACGCTTTCGGAACCAGGCGCCATTATCGGCTTTGCCGGTCGGCGCGTCATTGAAGAGACCATCCGCGAGCAGCTGCCTCCCGATTTCCAGACTGCCGAGTATCTTTTGGAACACGGGATGGTTGATCGGGTCGTGGATCGCCGTGAGCTCAAGGAAGATTTGGGCCGCGTCCTCTCTTTGTTGATGAAGCCGGAAAAGGCGTCACGTGCCGGGTCAGGTCAGAAAACTGCGAGCAAGTCGTCTTCTGAGGAAAAGAAGACGAAGGATTCCAATAAAGCGGCGCGCAGCGAGGCAGATCTTGAAGACGACGACGATTCCAAGTGACGTCATCCTTGAGCGGCTGCTCCATCTACATCCGAAGATAATCGATCTATCGCTTGGCAGATTGGAGCGCTTACTTACGCTTCTGGGGAATCCTGAGCGGTCGCTTCCTCCCGTCGTACATGTCGCCGGCACGAACGGTAAGGGCTCCTGCATCGCCTACCTACGCGCCATGGCGGAGACGGCGGGGCTGAGTGTCCATGTTTATAGCTCTCCGCATCTCGTTCGATTTCATGAGCGTATTCGCCTGGCCGGAAAGCTGATCGACGAGACACGGCTGTCGGACCTTTTGGAGCGTTGCGAGCAAGCCAATGGCGGTGAGCCGATTACGTTCTTTGAAATCACGACCGCAGCCGCCTTTCTCGCATTCTCGGAGGAGCCCGCAGACATCCTCCTGCTGGAAGTCGGCTTGGGTGGTCGGTTGGATGCGACCAACGTTGTGTCTCAGCCAGCGCTCTCCA from the Limibacillus halophilus genome contains:
- the accD gene encoding acetyl-CoA carboxylase, carboxyltransferase subunit beta, with amino-acid sequence MNWINNYVRPKIRALVKSREVPDNLWDKCPSCGQMIFHKELEKNLRVCTHCNHHLRLAAKDRLAMLFDDGDYTRVDLPKINIDPLKFRDRKKYSDRLKESQSKTGEQDAILVAHGEVAGLPTVIACFDFSFMGGSMGMAVGEGLLTAARTAVSRKAALLVIPASGGARMQEGILSLMQMPRSIIALDQVKEAGLPYIVLLTDPTTGGVSASFAMLGDITLSEPGAIIGFAGRRVIEETIREQLPPDFQTAEYLLEHGMVDRVVDRRELKEDLGRVLSLLMKPEKASRAGSGQKTASKSSSEEKKTKDSNKAARSEADLEDDDDSK